A genome region from Aggregicoccus sp. 17bor-14 includes the following:
- a CDS encoding response regulator, with translation MPKRNSRGLVLVVEDDFALRRAIAEALVLAGYRVRAAADGREALLELSLEPTRPCTVVLDLAMPTMTGEEFIERLKSSDALGDVRIVVITAMQPLPRLPVQALLAKPFQMAELLDAVKQACG, from the coding sequence GGGCTGGTGCTGGTGGTGGAGGACGACTTCGCGCTGCGGCGTGCGATCGCCGAGGCGCTGGTGCTCGCGGGCTACCGGGTGCGCGCGGCGGCGGACGGGCGCGAGGCCCTGCTCGAGCTCTCGCTGGAGCCCACCCGGCCCTGCACGGTGGTGCTGGACCTCGCCATGCCCACGATGACCGGCGAGGAGTTCATCGAGCGGCTCAAGAGCTCCGACGCGCTGGGAGACGTGCGCATCGTGGTGATCACCGCGATGCAGCCGCTCCCCCGGCTCCCGGTGCAGGCCCTGCTCGCCAAGCCCTTCCAGATGGCCGAGCTGCTGGACGCCGTGAAGCAGGCCTGCGGCTAG
- a CDS encoding LysR family transcriptional regulator — protein sequence MKTALLPQLQVFLTVARLRSFSAAARELGVSASAVSQSVRQLEEQLQVVLLTRTTRSVALTEAGRRLVESAGPGMSQALAALGEAAARPGEVVGRLKLSVPRSSVPFLITPVLPTFCARHPRIEVEVVIEERFVDIVAEGYDAGVRLSESIERDMVQVRLTDAFRFVVVGSPDYLARHGTPERPEDLLRHECITFRSQTRGTLYAWELERGRRNWRIPVRGSVVTNDNALSVSLAAQGLGLAYAFEPSAMEQVRAGKLVRVLEAYAPTVPGFFLYYPSRAQRSGPLRLFVETAKALTV from the coding sequence GTCGCCCGGCTGCGCAGCTTCAGCGCGGCGGCGCGCGAGCTCGGCGTGTCCGCGTCCGCGGTGAGCCAGTCGGTGCGCCAGCTCGAGGAGCAGCTGCAGGTGGTGCTGCTCACCCGCACGACACGCAGCGTGGCCCTGACGGAGGCGGGGCGCCGCCTGGTGGAGAGCGCGGGCCCGGGCATGAGCCAGGCGCTCGCCGCGCTGGGGGAGGCGGCCGCCCGTCCCGGCGAGGTGGTGGGCCGGCTGAAGCTCTCCGTGCCGCGCTCCTCCGTCCCCTTCCTCATCACGCCGGTGCTGCCCACCTTCTGCGCGCGCCACCCGCGCATCGAGGTGGAGGTGGTGATCGAGGAGCGCTTCGTGGACATCGTGGCCGAGGGCTACGACGCGGGCGTGCGGCTGAGCGAGTCCATCGAGCGGGACATGGTGCAGGTTCGGCTCACGGACGCCTTCCGCTTCGTCGTGGTGGGCTCCCCCGACTACCTCGCCCGGCACGGGACGCCCGAGCGCCCCGAGGACCTGCTGCGCCACGAGTGCATCACCTTCCGCTCGCAGACGCGCGGAACGCTGTACGCGTGGGAACTGGAGCGCGGGCGGCGCAACTGGCGCATCCCCGTGCGCGGAAGCGTGGTGACCAACGACAACGCGCTGAGCGTGTCGCTCGCCGCCCAGGGGCTGGGGCTCGCCTACGCCTTCGAGCCCTCGGCGATGGAGCAGGTGCGCGCGGGGAAGCTCGTGCGGGTGCTGGAGGCGTACGCGCCCACCGTGCCCGGCTTCTTCCTCTACTACCCGAGCCGCGCCCAGCGCTCCGGGCCCTTGCGCCTCTTCGTGGAGACCGCGAAGGCGCTGACCGTCTAG